In Nostoc sp. GT001, a genomic segment contains:
- a CDS encoding DUF2358 domain-containing protein, which translates to MDIIKILKEDYQRFPINQTYSIYAPEVYFQDPLNKFRGVKRYKEMINFIQTWFLNPKMDLHNIQRLGDTIKTEWTLSWNTPLPWKPRISIPGWSELGLNSDGLIISHIDYWNCSRLDVVKQHFFS; encoded by the coding sequence ATGGATATCATTAAAATACTCAAAGAAGACTATCAAAGATTCCCAATTAATCAAACTTACAGCATTTATGCCCCAGAAGTTTATTTTCAAGACCCGCTGAATAAATTTCGTGGTGTTAAACGTTACAAAGAAATGATTAATTTTATCCAAACTTGGTTTTTAAATCCCAAGATGGACTTACATAATATTCAACGTTTAGGAGACACAATAAAAACTGAGTGGACACTCAGTTGGAATACTCCTCTTCCCTGGAAGCCACGGATCTCTATTCCTGGTTGGAGTGAATTAGGTCTTAACTCTGATGGTTTGATTATTTCCCATATCGATTATTGGAACTGTTCACGCTTAGATGTGGTGAAGCAGCATTTTTTCTCTTGA
- a CDS encoding helix-turn-helix domain-containing protein: protein MRWERAHCKTEHSPKTFQRFSLVKKAEEITKFCSDRPLTLKQLCDELGTSSSALYYGFQDIFGLSPMAYLKIQRLNGVRRTLRDSYSEITTVMQVAHQWGFWNAGHFSKDYKEMFGELPSETLRSHAF, encoded by the coding sequence ATACGCTGGGAAAGAGCGCACTGCAAAACCGAGCACAGTCCAAAAACTTTTCAGCGTTTCTCCCTTGTCAAAAAAGCCGAAGAGATTACAAAGTTCTGTAGCGATCGACCTCTAACCCTAAAACAACTGTGCGACGAATTAGGAACTAGCAGTAGCGCCTTATATTATGGCTTTCAAGATATTTTTGGTTTAAGTCCAATGGCTTATTTGAAAATTCAAAGGCTCAATGGGGTACGCCGCACTTTGAGAGATTCTTATTCTGAGATCACAACAGTGATGCAGGTAGCACACCAGTGGGGATTTTGGAACGCTGGACACTTTAGCAAAGATTACAAAGAAATGTTTGGTGAGTTGCCATCAGAAACACTACGAAGTCATGCTTTTTGA
- a CDS encoding sulfatase-like hydrolase/transferase gives MTKQFNGKIALDIRDSVPDWEPYAEPKAPKGSPNILYIVIDDTGFGAWEMFGGKIKMPNLDRIAKKGLVYTNFHTTALCSPTRSSLLNGRNATSNGMSCIEEATSGFPGNNGRIPFENALIPAVLGERGYNTFAIGKWHLLPEEEANMAASKRNWPLGRGFERYYGFLGGETDQWYPDLVYDNHLIEPPYGPDMRDRENGYHLSKDLVAIP, from the coding sequence ATGACTAAACAATTCAACGGTAAGATCGCTCTCGACATTCGAGATTCTGTTCCAGATTGGGAACCTTACGCAGAACCAAAAGCCCCAAAAGGTTCACCGAATATTCTTTACATCGTCATTGACGATACAGGATTCGGTGCATGGGAAATGTTTGGGGGCAAAATTAAGATGCCCAATTTAGACCGTATTGCTAAAAAAGGTTTAGTTTATACCAACTTCCATACCACAGCATTATGTTCTCCCACTCGTTCATCTCTACTAAATGGACGTAACGCTACAAGTAACGGAATGTCTTGTATTGAGGAAGCTACTTCTGGTTTCCCCGGAAATAATGGTCGCATCCCCTTTGAAAACGCCCTAATTCCAGCAGTATTAGGTGAACGAGGATATAATACCTTCGCTATTGGTAAATGGCACTTATTACCAGAAGAAGAAGCAAATATGGCTGCCAGTAAGCGTAACTGGCCTTTAGGACGTGGTTTTGAGCGATATTACGGATTTTTGGGTGGAGAAACTGATCAGTGGTATCCCGACCTCGTTTATGACAATCACTTGATTGAGCCTCCTTATGGACCGGATATGAGGGATAGGGAGAACGGCTATCATCTATCAAAAGACTTAGTAGCAATACCTTAG
- a CDS encoding transposase — protein MSDILSLLQCLLPQINATTMRQLNQIILAMLAMSGRVTMLGISRWAGIGGSYRTMLRFFHTVIPWATLFWLFFRKHLFRANEVYLLAGDEVVVSKSGKKTYGLDRFFSSLANKPISGLSFFVLSLVSVEQRHSFPIQIEQVIKKDTQTKSTSTIEKPNKKEKRGRGRPKGSKNKNKKEVILTSELILIQKMIGSLFKLLANSISLTYLVVDGHFGNNNALQMARLVNLQIISKLRHDSALYFPYENPDSSKRSRRKYGDKLDYRNIPDKYLCKSAIEDDIQTDIYQATLIHKEFAQALNVVILVKTNLKTNACSHVIIFSSDLTLSFEKIIDYYKLRFQIEFNFRDAKQFWGLEDFMNLSQTAVTNASNLAFFMVNLSHHLLADFQQLNPGSGIIDLKAYHRGFRYVREMLKMLPEIPEPILLTQIFAKLTSLGRIHPVSTGVEPS, from the coding sequence ATGTCCGATATCTTATCACTGCTACAATGCTTGCTACCGCAGATAAACGCTACGACGATGCGGCAATTGAACCAGATAATCCTGGCTATGTTAGCGATGAGCGGACGAGTCACGATGTTGGGAATTTCCCGTTGGGCAGGCATTGGTGGTAGTTATCGGACGATGTTGCGGTTTTTTCATACAGTAATACCTTGGGCTACATTGTTTTGGCTATTTTTCCGCAAGCATTTGTTCCGTGCGAATGAGGTATATTTGCTTGCAGGAGATGAAGTTGTAGTCAGTAAATCGGGTAAAAAGACTTATGGATTAGATAGATTCTTTTCTAGCCTAGCCAATAAACCGATATCAGGATTATCTTTCTTTGTATTATCATTAGTGAGTGTTGAACAGAGGCACTCGTTTCCGATTCAGATAGAACAGGTAATAAAGAAAGATACTCAAACAAAAAGTACCTCGACAATCGAAAAACCAAACAAAAAAGAAAAGCGTGGGCGTGGACGACCAAAAGGAAGTAAAAACAAAAATAAAAAGGAAGTGATATTAACATCTGAATTAATACTAATTCAGAAAATGATTGGTTCACTATTCAAGTTATTAGCTAACTCTATTTCCCTCACCTACTTGGTAGTAGATGGTCATTTTGGTAACAACAATGCTTTGCAGATGGCACGTCTTGTCAACTTGCAGATAATTTCCAAATTGCGCCATGATTCAGCATTATACTTCCCTTATGAAAATCCTGACTCCAGTAAGCGCTCTCGTCGTAAATACGGTGATAAGCTAGACTATCGTAATATACCTGACAAATACTTATGTAAAAGTGCTATTGAGGATGATATTCAAACTGATATTTATCAAGCCACTCTTATTCACAAAGAATTTGCCCAAGCTCTCAATGTAGTGATTTTGGTCAAAACCAATCTTAAAACTAATGCTTGCAGCCATGTAATTATTTTTTCTAGCGACCTAACTCTGTCATTTGAAAAAATTATCGACTATTACAAACTCCGTTTCCAAATCGAGTTTAATTTTAGGGATGCCAAGCAGTTTTGGGGATTGGAAGATTTTATGAACCTGAGCCAAACTGCCGTGACTAATGCTTCTAATTTAGCATTTTTTATGGTCAATTTATCCCACCATCTTCTCGCTGATTTCCAGCAACTCAATCCCGGTTCTGGCATTATTGACCTTAAGGCTTACCATCGTGGTTTTCGATATGTTCGTGAAATGTTAAAAATGCTTCCCGAAATCCCTGAGCCTATTTTATTAACCCAGATTTTTGCCAAGCTTACTTCTTTAGGACGTATTCATCCCGTTTCCACTGGCGTTGAACCCTCGTAA
- a CDS encoding formylglycine-generating enzyme family protein: MVTNKQFQKFVKETGYITFAEKPPKAEHYPDATPEMLVPGSAVFIKPDRPVNPQTSCWWHYVPGAYWRHPEGPNSSIKNRENHPVVHIVYEDALAYAQWAGKELPTEAQWELAARGGLEGATFAWGNEFMPNGKLMANIWKGRFPSENLKSQPPGTEAIGSYPPNGYELYDMIGNVWEWTKDWYREQHPENPAKACCTPKNPQGGTEEDSYDQKILPSMRKPRKVLKGGSFLCAPNYCARYRPAARHPEDIDTSTNHIGFRTVVCPLPTHA; this comes from the coding sequence ATTGTCACAAATAAACAATTTCAAAAATTTGTCAAAGAAACAGGATACATCACCTTTGCTGAAAAGCCCCCCAAAGCCGAACACTATCCTGACGCTACTCCCGAAATGTTAGTACCAGGGTCAGCAGTATTTATTAAACCAGATCGCCCTGTAAATCCCCAAACTTCATGCTGGTGGCATTATGTCCCTGGTGCTTACTGGCGACATCCTGAAGGCCCAAATAGTTCTATTAAAAATCGAGAAAATCATCCAGTAGTGCATATCGTGTATGAAGATGCTCTGGCCTATGCTCAATGGGCAGGAAAAGAATTGCCTACTGAAGCTCAATGGGAATTAGCAGCTAGAGGTGGCTTAGAAGGAGCGACATTTGCTTGGGGAAATGAATTTATGCCCAATGGTAAGCTCATGGCAAACATCTGGAAAGGAAGGTTTCCCTCAGAAAATCTCAAATCCCAACCGCCAGGGACAGAAGCTATTGGTAGCTATCCTCCTAATGGCTATGAACTTTATGACATGATTGGCAATGTCTGGGAATGGACGAAAGATTGGTATCGAGAGCAACATCCAGAAAATCCGGCTAAAGCTTGCTGCACCCCCAAAAATCCTCAAGGGGGAACAGAAGAAGATAGCTATGACCAAAAAATATTACCCTCAATGCGGAAACCACGTAAAGTCCTCAAAGGAGGGTCTTTCCTCTGTGCGCCTAACTACTGCGCCCGCTACCGTCCCGCCGCCCGACACCCAGAAGATATTGATACCTCCACAAATCACATTG